One segment of Tenrec ecaudatus isolate mTenEca1 chromosome 1, mTenEca1.hap1, whole genome shotgun sequence DNA contains the following:
- the LOC142453075 gene encoding translationally-controlled tumor protein-like — protein sequence MIIYRDLISHDEMFSDIYKIREIADGLCLEVKGKMVSRTKGAIDDTLIGGNASAEGPDGDAAESTVVTGVDIVMNHHLQETSFTKEAYKKYIKDYMKSIKGKLEEQKPERVKPFMTGAAEQIKNILANFKNYQFFIGENMNPDGMVALLDYREDGVTPYMIFFKDGLEMEKC from the coding sequence ATGATCATCTACCGGGACCTCATCAGCCATGATGAGATGTTCTCCGACATCTACAAGATCCGGGAGATCGCAGacgggctgtgtctggaagtgAAGGGGAAGATGGTCAGTAGGACCAAAGGTGCCATCGATGACACCCTCATTGGGGGTAACGCCTCAGCTGAAGGCCCCGATGGTGATGCAGCAGAAAGCACCGTGGTCACTGGTGTTGATATTgtcatgaaccatcacttgcaggaaaccagcttcacaaaagaagcctacaagaagtacatcaaagactacatgaaatcaatcaaaggcaaacttgaagaacagaaaccagaaagagtaaagccttttatgacaggtgctgcagaacaaatcaagaacatccttgcaaatttcaaaaactaccagttctttattggtgagaacatgaatccagatggcatggttgctctgctggactACCGTGAAGATGGTGTCACCCCATATATGATCTTCTTTAAGGATGGCTTAGAGATGGAGAAATGTTAA